In Desulfovibrio sp., the genomic window TGTTCACTTCGGTGTACACGGGCCTGCCCGGCGGCATGGTGCTGCTGACCGCAGACGACCCCGGCTGTCACTCGAGCCAGAACGAACAGGACAACCGCACCTACGCGCGCTTTGCCCTGCTGCCCTGTTTTGAGCCTGTCTCTGCGCAGGAAGCCAAGGATATGACCCGCGAGGCTTTTCGCCTTGCCCGCGAACTGCAACAGCCCGTTATGCTGCGCACCACCACGCGCGTCAGCCACATGCGCGGCGCGGTCGACTTTGACGACCTGCCCGCCACACAGCCCAAGGTGGAATTCAAGCGCGATCCCAGCCGCTTTGTGCCGGTTCCCGCCGTTGCCCGCAAACGCCATCTGGTGCTTGACAGCCTCGTCGAAAAAGCCCGCCAGTTTGCGGAATCCAGCCGTTTCAACACGGTGCGCGAACCGCAGACGCCCACGCGCCTTGGCATCATCACCAGCGGCGTGGCCCGCAACTATCTGGCCGACGCCCTTGCGGCTGGCGGCTGGGAAGACCGCGTGCGCGTGCTTGAGCTGGGCATGACATGGCCCCTGCCCACCAACATGATTACCGAATTTCTGCGCGGCTGCGACCGCGTGCTGGTGCTGGAAGAAGGTGTTGACCTTCTGGAACAGGACATCCGCGCGCTGGTGCAGAAGCAGGACATCCACGTTCGTATTGAGGGCAAGGATTCCGGCCTCACCGGCCAGGGCGAATACTCCACCACCCTTGTCATACGCCGCCTCTCCTCATGGCTCGACACTCCCTGCCCGGCCAAGCCCGTGCGTAGCGTTGACCTTGAGCTGCCCGGCCGGCCGCCGAACCTCTGCGCCGGTTGCTCGCACCGTGCCGTTTACTATGCCACCCGCCAGGTTTTTGGCGACGATGCCTTCTACTCCAGCGACATCGGCTGTTACACCCTTGGCCTGCTGCCGCCCCTGCGCGCTGCTGATTTTCTGGTGTGCATGGGCTCTTCGGTTTCTGCGGGCAGCGGCTTTGCCCGCGCTTCTGGCAAGCCGGTAGTGGCCTTTATCGGCGATTCCACGTTCTTCCATTCCGGCATGACCGGCCTTGCCAACGCGGTTTTCAACCAGCACGACATTATTCTTGTCATTCTGGACAACGGCACCACGGCCATGACAGGCCACCAGCCCAACCCCGGCATGGTACAGGACATGCTCGGCTCCATGAGCCAGCATATGGATATCGAAACCATTGTGCGGGCCATGGGCGTTACCCAGTGCACCAAGGTGCGCTCGTTCAACGTCAAGGCCGTTACCAAGGCTCTGGAAGAAATGAAAACCCAGAGCGGCGTGCGCGTGCTGATTACTGAGGAGCCCTGCGTGCTGTATGCCCGCCGCCAGCTCAAAAAGGCACAGCCCCAGGTGGCCGAAGTGGCCGAGCAGGGGCCGGAAGCCATGCGCTGCCTCGAGCAGCTGGCCTGCCCCGCCTTTTACCGTGAGGGCGACAATCTTGCTGTAGACGCCACGCTCTGCACGGGCTGCATGGTCTGTCTGCAGGTTGCGCCTACGGCCTTCAAGGCGCGGAAGCGGTAGGAAGGGGAACACTATGAAGACTCAAGAAATGCAAAAGCGGATGCGTATATTCTTTACCGGTGTTGGCGGTCAGGGAACCCTGACGGCTACCACCCTTCTGGCCCGCACGGCTCTTGAAGCCGGCCTAGACGTGGTGGCAGGCGAAGTGCACGGCATGGCCCAGCGCGGTGGCGTTGTGGAATCTGTCATGCTGCTCGGCGGCTGGCGTTCGCCCAAGCTCGACTTCGGCGAAGCCGACGTGCTGCTTGGCTTTGAACCGCTGGAAACCCTGCGCGCCCTGCCCTATCTGCAGCCCGGCGGTGCCATCTTCTCCAGCAGCGATCCCCTGCCCCCGCTTAGCGTTGCGCTGGGCAAGGCAGAATACCCTGACATGCAGCACATCATGGAAAAAGCCCGACAGGTCGCCGGTCAGTGCCACTTTGTGCCCTGCCGCGAACTTGGCCTGCAGGCCGGATCTGTGCAGAGCGGCAATACCGTGCTGCTGAGCGTGGTCTGCGCCTCTGGCGTGCTGCCTTTTGGGGTGGATGCCCTGGAAGCGGCCATCAAAAAATTCCTGCCTCCCAAGCTGCAGGAATCCAACCTCAAGGCTCTTGAACTGGGCAAGGCCTGTTGCGCAAGCAAGTAAGACCCCGCAGCAGCGCGGCAACGACCCGCACTGCTGACCAGCAATCACAATGCACAAAGCCCCTTCTCTGGAAGGGGCTTTGTTTTTGGAAGAGGCCATCTGTAAGCGCGGGGGTCAGATCAGCAGCTCTGCATCTGCTCGATGAGGTCCCCAAGATTTCGGGCCTGGGCAGATAGCCCGGCCACCGCGCGCGAGGCCGCGCTCATGGCCGCTGCCGTCTGGCGCGACAGATCCGTTACATCACCGATGGTGCGGTTGATCTCGTTGGTTGCCACGGCCTGCTGCTCGCTGGCAGTGGCAATGGCGCTGACCTGATTGGCGGTTTCTTCCACTGTGCCAACTATGCCTTCCAACGCCTGGCCCGACTGCTGGGCCGCCTGCGTTGCCAGCGCCACGCCCTGTACGGCTTCATCCACCGACTGGGCGCTGCGGACCACGCTTTGCTGAATGGCCTTGATGGCCGTATCCACATCGTGC contains:
- the iorA gene encoding indolepyruvate ferredoxin oxidoreductase subunit alpha translates to MSNHPLLQGARGERHLLLGNEAIVRGALEAGVHMVSCYPGTPSSEVPDTFHRLGGEGRYRLEYSVNEKVALEVAAGAALGGAMSLVTMKHVGVNVAADPLFTSVYTGLPGGMVLLTADDPGCHSSQNEQDNRTYARFALLPCFEPVSAQEAKDMTREAFRLARELQQPVMLRTTTRVSHMRGAVDFDDLPATQPKVEFKRDPSRFVPVPAVARKRHLVLDSLVEKARQFAESSRFNTVREPQTPTRLGIITSGVARNYLADALAAGGWEDRVRVLELGMTWPLPTNMITEFLRGCDRVLVLEEGVDLLEQDIRALVQKQDIHVRIEGKDSGLTGQGEYSTTLVIRRLSSWLDTPCPAKPVRSVDLELPGRPPNLCAGCSHRAVYYATRQVFGDDAFYSSDIGCYTLGLLPPLRAADFLVCMGSSVSAGSGFARASGKPVVAFIGDSTFFHSGMTGLANAVFNQHDIILVILDNGTTAMTGHQPNPGMVQDMLGSMSQHMDIETIVRAMGVTQCTKVRSFNVKAVTKALEEMKTQSGVRVLITEEPCVLYARRQLKKAQPQVAEVAEQGPEAMRCLEQLACPAFYREGDNLAVDATLCTGCMVCLQVAPTAFKARKR
- a CDS encoding indolepyruvate oxidoreductase subunit beta, with product MKTQEMQKRMRIFFTGVGGQGTLTATTLLARTALEAGLDVVAGEVHGMAQRGGVVESVMLLGGWRSPKLDFGEADVLLGFEPLETLRALPYLQPGGAIFSSSDPLPPLSVALGKAEYPDMQHIMEKARQVAGQCHFVPCRELGLQAGSVQSGNTVLLSVVCASGVLPFGVDALEAAIKKFLPPKLQESNLKALELGKACCASK